Proteins from a single region of Peromyscus eremicus chromosome 9, PerEre_H2_v1, whole genome shotgun sequence:
- the LOC131919654 gene encoding disks large homolog 5-like isoform X9 — MSALQKLPMEISDDVNTVKQLIEENVSYSYLHSQVLRDWTQRKESVHVLRLKNRQLWKEQIELQESCEELKRLLKEAHEMICDPSAEQHQEQESLDERLKDLLKQMELVTQQEDLAEKLQHHFSVSEMRSENLQSELEQATAQDESLLQTELLQQEH; from the exons ATGTCGGCCTTGCAGAAATTGCCCATGGAAATCAGTGATGACGTGAACACGGTCAAACAGCTGATTGAGGAGAATGTATCCTACAG TTACCTCCACAGCCAGGTCCTCCGAGATTGGACTCAGCGGAAGGAGAGTGTACATGTGCTGAGACTGAAGAACAGACAGCTGTGGAAGGAGCAGATTGAACTGCAGGAGTCCTGTGAGGAGCTGAAGAGGCTCTTGAAGGAGGCCCATGAGATGATCTGTGACCCTTCTGCTGAGCAGCATCag GAGCAAGAGAGCCTGGATGAAAGACTGAAGGACCTGCTGAAGCAGATGGAGCTGGTCACCCAGCAAGAGGACTTGGCAGAAAAGCTGCAACATCACTTCAGTGTCTCTGAGATGag ATCAGAAAATCTCCAGTCTGAGTTGgaacaggccacagcccaggatgagagcctcctgcagacagagctgctgcagcaggagcactAA